From Pararhizobium sp. A13:
CCGAGGAGATCGGCCGGTATATGATCGGCGCACATTCGTCCCCCGAAAAGGCTCTCGCATGAGCGCTTTGCCCGCGACCTTCCTTCCCACCCTTGTCCGCCGAGAGCGCGCCTCGCTGGCTGCAACCCTGCTTGCGCCGCCCGTCGCGCTGGCGGTGGCCACTATTCTCAATCTCGGGCTTTACGTGCTGATGGGCCGCGATCCGGTCGCCGTCGTCTACGCGATGCTTCTCGAGCCCTTCCTTTCCTGGGCGTCGTTCTCGGAGGTGCTGCTGAAGGCCGGTCCTCTCCTCCTCATCGCGCAGGGCCTGGCGATCGGCTTTCGCGCCAAGGTCTTCAACATCGGTGCCGAGGGCCAGTTCATTCTCGGCGCAATATTCGCCTCCGCCATCCCGGTATGGTTTCCGCAGGCAACGGGCCAGTGGATCTGGCCCCTGATGCTGCTGCTTGGCGCCATCGGTGGCGCCCTGTGGGCTTCGCTGACCGCCTTCTGGCGCGTCAGGCTCAATGCGAACGAAATCCTCGTTTCCCTGATGCTGAGCCTCGTTGCCGCACAGCTCCTCAACTACCTGCTGCTCGGTCCCTGGAAGGACCCGAACGGCTTCAACTTTCCCCAATCCGTGATGTTCCAATATGACGCGATGGTGCCTATCCTGATCTCCGGCACTCGTGTCAATGTCTCGCTGCCCCTGACGCTCGCCCTGTCGATGGCGGCGTGGGTCTTCATGCAGAAGAGCTTCATCGGCTACAAGCTGCAGGTCGGTGGGCTTGCGCCGCGCGCTGCCGGCTATGCCGGTTTCAACGAAGCGTGGGCGATCTGGCTTTCCCTCCTCATCGGCGGCTGCGCGGCCGGCCTGGCCGGCGCAGCCGAGGTTGCCGGTCCCCTCGGCCAATTGCAGCGCTCGATTTCAACCGGTTACGGCTATGCCGCGATCATCGTCGCCTATCTCGGTGGCCTGCACCCGATCGGCATCGTTTTCTCGGCACTGTTCATGGCCATCCTCTACATTGGGGGGGACAATGCCATGGTATCGGCAAACTTGCCGATCGCCGCGGTCCGCGTCTTCCAGGGCAGCCTCCTGCTTGCCTACCTCATCGCCGCGGCCTTCGTGCGGTATCGTCTCGAATGGCCCCGTGCCGCCTACCGGAGCCAACCATGAACGCCATCGAGTTCATTCTTGCCGGCATGCTCGCGGCGGCGACGCCATTTCTCCTTGCGGCCCTCGGCGAACTGGTGGCCGAGCGCGCCGGAGTTCTCAACCTCGGGGTGGAGGGATTGATGGCGTTTGGCGCAGTGCTCGCCTTCATCATCGTCTATCACGGCGGGGGGCACTTTCTGGGTTTCCTCGCTGCGGGCCTCGGCAGCGCCGCCCTTTCGCTGATTTTCGCCATTGTGGCGTTGGGATTTCGGGCGAACCAGGTGGCGACAGGCCTTGCG
This genomic window contains:
- a CDS encoding ABC transporter permease, with translation MSALPATFLPTLVRRERASLAATLLAPPVALAVATILNLGLYVLMGRDPVAVVYAMLLEPFLSWASFSEVLLKAGPLLLIAQGLAIGFRAKVFNIGAEGQFILGAIFASAIPVWFPQATGQWIWPLMLLLGAIGGALWASLTAFWRVRLNANEILVSLMLSLVAAQLLNYLLLGPWKDPNGFNFPQSVMFQYDAMVPILISGTRVNVSLPLTLALSMAAWVFMQKSFIGYKLQVGGLAPRAAGYAGFNEAWAIWLSLLIGGCAAGLAGAAEVAGPLGQLQRSISTGYGYAAIIVAYLGGLHPIGIVFSALFMAILYIGGDNAMVSANLPIAAVRVFQGSLLLAYLIAAAFVRYRLEWPRAAYRSQP